From a single Triplophysa rosa linkage group LG1, Trosa_1v2, whole genome shotgun sequence genomic region:
- the LOC130559933 gene encoding uncharacterized protein LOC130559933, whose amino-acid sequence MESENSFGRGRGLFMFSPMPSVGRGRLDYTPVTSTPMVDLETVQDVDCHLSPPPPQLSESELKQPSLKETNESMELIVEMVERMGRSIGESIASCLESKMCVSNSTDSSVLNRVLKSEIKEPVCFRGDRAEPYTIHEWEAIVLSYLRKIGTPIEEQADEVMSRLMGRAREVVRVGLRSNPSIDLCKGPRPIFDLLKQHFSDTAYSNMPLADFYGTLPHASEDCFDYWLRLNRAMDMAEDCLKRQNKKTDDLSRELTVMFIRHCPDPELSLIFKCRPVEQWTAADVHARLEEYSREKRCGSVSRVPPAITLLKQEVAVLPSETKVKTTVNPEFDVYHTPSKEPIEPMERILAMLERVLENGQSRNQAGTERHLPKSYRSRGRPTLPCEVCGDVGHTTHFHCRANHLCFLCYKAGHARVECPKAKACIVSKMPETDAVPRTGNE is encoded by the coding sequence ATGGAGTCAGAGAACAGTTTTGGAAGAGGTAGAGGGCTTTTCATGTTTTCACCTATGCCTTCAGTGGGGAGAGGTAGATTAGATTATACTCCTGTCACATCTACTCCAATGGTTGATTTAGAGACTGTACAGGATGTAGACTGTCATTTAAGTCCTCCTCCACCTCAGTTAAGTGAAAGTGAATTGAAACAACCAAGTTTGAAGGAAACCAATGAGTCAATGGAATTAATAGTGGAAATGGTAGAGCGTATGGGTCGCTCTATTGGGGAGAGCATCGCTTCCTGTTTAGAGTCAAAAATGTGCGTGTCTAATAGCACAGACTCATCTGTCTTAAACAGAGTTCTGAAATCTGAAATTAAAGAACCGGTTTGTTTTAGGGGTGACCGAGCTGAGCCATACACAATACATGAGTGGGAAGCCATAGTGCTGTCATATTTGCGCAAAATTGGGACGCCAATTGAAGAACAAGCTGATGAAGTCATGAGTAGACTTATGGGGCGGGCACGAGAAGTTGTGAGGGTGGGTTTGCGCAGTAACCCCTCTATTGATTTGTGCAAGGGCCCGAGACCTATTTTTGACTTGCTGAAACAGCATTTCAGTGACACAGCTTATTCTAACATGCCATTAGCAGACTTTTATGGCACACTCCCACATGCTAGTGAGGACTGCTTTGATTACTGGCTGAGGCTAAATAGAGCCATGGACATGGCTGAGGACTGTTTAAAGAGACAGAATAAGAAGACTGATGATCTGTCCCGTGAGCTCACCGTAATGTTTATCAGACATTGTCCAGACCCTGAGCTTTCCCTTATATTCAAGTGCAGACCTGTGGAGCAATGGACAGCAGCTGATGTTCACGCACGTTTGGAAGAGTATAGTAGAGAGAAACGATGTGGCTCTGTGTCTAGAGTGCCTCCAGCAATCACTCttttgaaacaggaagttgccGTTCTGCCTTCTGAAACAAAGGTAAAGACAACTGTTAATCCAGAATTTGATGTATATCATACTCCATCTAAAGAGCCCATTGAACCCATGGAACGGATCTTAGCAATGTTGGAACGTGTCTTGGAGAACGGGCAATCAAGAAATCAGGCCGGTACAGAGCGGCACTTGCCTAAGTCATACAGAAGCAGAGGAAGGCCTACTCTACCATGTGAAGTGTGTGGAGATGTTGGCCACACCACCCATTTTCACTGCAGAGCAAATCATCTGTGTTTTCTTTGCTACAAAGCCGGTCACGCACGTGTAGAGTGTCCTAAAGCTAAAGCTTGCATTGTCAGTAAGATGCCTGAAACGGATGCTGTTCCACGTACGGGAAACGAATAG